One region of Osmia lignaria lignaria isolate PbOS001 chromosome 7, iyOsmLign1, whole genome shotgun sequence genomic DNA includes:
- the LOC117609441 gene encoding uncharacterized protein LOC117609441, protein MDIKKYTSIIQAVLKFVGFYPISMPRYLTCVSCIVLMIVTQIVTIYKNWNDLDTVLDISSSLLTIALAVLKSIIWVFNRKNLEYFVNFMLTSYWNIVKVDVFIHLQEYAIYAKYISKGYLVSMFNTLLFYSSLPIIEVLISKHQDSNNNFTMKNLPFTGAAPVAFVKFPFYQIIYIHQVLATNICALIMLATDALIASALLHTCGHFAVLKQQLKELDSYIYCITNSENNLKNIDTNMYNIKIQLMHVIQHHQIILWFCDNMEKNFHLMLFLQTITSSLIICFVGFQVSTVSITLTYFVS, encoded by the exons atggATATTAAAAAGTATACTTCTATAATTCAAGCAGTTCTAAAATTTGTCGGCTTTTATCCGATAAGCATGCCGAGATATCTTACATGCGTTAGTTGCATTGTACTTATGATCGTGACACAAATTGtgacaatttataaaaattggaaCGACTTAGATACTGTTTTGGACATAAG TTCATCTTTGTTAACGATAGCACTTGCTGTACTAAAGTCAATAATTTGGGTGTTCAACAGAAAAAATTTGGAGTACTTTGTTAATTTCATGTTAACAAGTTATTGGAACATAGTTAAAGTTGATGTTTTTATACATTTACAAGAATATGCAAT ATAtgctaaatacatttcaaagggCTATCTTGTTTCCATGTTCAATACACTATTATTTTATAGTAGTTTACCTATTATTGAAGTACTCATTAGTAAACATCAagattcaaataataattttactatGAAAAACTTACCATTTACTGGAGCAGCCCCTGTGGCTTTTGTCAAATTTCCTTTCTATCAG ATTATATATATACACCAAGTGTTAGCAACAAATATCTGCGCTCTGATTATGCTTGCAACTGATGCTTTAATAGCATCTGCTTTGCTCCATACATGTGGCCATTTTGCAGTACTTAAACAACAATTAAAGGAACTTGATTCATATATTTACTGT ATAACCAAttcagaaaataatttgaaaaacatagatacaaatatgtataacataaaaattcaattgaTGCATGTGATTCAACATCATCAAATCATTCTTTg GTTTTGTGATAACATGGAAAAGAATTTTCACCTAATGCTCTTTTTACAAACTATCACTAGCAGTCTCATAATTTGTTTTGTTGGATTTCAGGTTTCTACTGTAAGTATAACTTTAACGTATTTTGTTTCTTAA
- the Bap55 gene encoding brahma associated protein 55kD — translation MSGGMLYGGDEIGALVFDLGHHSLRVGYAQEDTPKAEIPAVVGVGEDANCTATKTEPMDIDDKKSDNNITQSGTKYYIDTTILHVPRKNMEVVSYMKDGMIEDWDHFEKVLDYTYSKVIQSDAEYHPVLFSESPWNVRSKREKLTELMFEKYNVPAYFLVKNAVLAAFANGRATGIVVDSGATHTSAVPVQDGFVLTQAIVKSPLGGDYISMQCRQYLQDNDIDLSPSYMVGSKEVVKDHEKPRWVKKKGLPEVTKSWHNYMVKKLIQDFQATVLQVSETPYDEKIVSTIPAVQYEFPTGYHQDFGSERFRIPEALFDPSIVQMRGGMVGNTMLGVGHIVTTSVGMCDVDVRPALYGSVVVTGGNSFIQGFPERLNRDLSMRIPSSMRLKLISVNGCAERRFGAWIGGSILASIGTFQQMWISSQEYEESGKSQVERKCP, via the exons ATGTCAGGTGGTATGCTTTATGGGGGAGATGAAATTGGAGCTTTGGTATTTGACTTGGGTCATCATTCTTTGAGAGTTGGTTATGCTCAAGAAGACACTCCAAAAGCTGAAATTCCAGCAGTTGTAGGTGTAGGAGAAGATGCCAATTGTACAGCAACAAAAACAGAACCTATGGATATTGATGATAAAAAATCAGATAATAATATTACACAGTCTGGGACCAAATATTATATTGATACTACTATACTTCATGTTCCAAGAAAGAATATGGAAGTTGTTAGTTACATGAAAGATGGAATGATCGAAGATTGGGATCATTTTGAAAAG GTTTTAGATTATACTTATTCCAAAGTAATCCAATCGGATGCAGAATATCATCCTGTATTATTTTCTGAATCACCATGGAATGTACGCAGTAAAAGAGAAAAACTAACTGAATTAATGTTTGAGAAATATAATGTACCAGCTTACTTTCTGGTTAAAAATGCAGTTCTTGCTGCTTTTGCAAATGGCAGAGCAACTGGTATTGTTGTTGATAGCGGGGCAACGCATACTTCTGCTGTTCCAGTGCAAGATGGTTTTGTGTTAACACAAGCAATAGTCAAATCCCCCCTTGGAGGAGACTATATAAGTATGCAATGTAGACAATATTTACAG gataatgacattgatctgtCCCCTTCTTATATGGTGGGTAGTAAAGAAGTTGTTAAAGATCATGAAAAGCCAAGGTGGGTAAAAAAGAAAGGGTTACCTGAAGTTACCAAATCCTGGCACAATTACATGGTGAAGAAACTTATTCAAGATTTCCAAGCTACAGTGTTACAAGTATCAGAAACTCCATACGATGAGAAAATCGTTTCCACAATTCCAGCTGTTCAATATGAGTTTCCTACTGGATACCATCAG GATTTTGGAAGTGAAAGATTTCGCATACCAGAAGCACTGTTTGATCCTAGTATAGTACAAATGCGGGGTGGTATGGTCGGCAATACTATGTTAGGAGTAGGACATATTGTTACCACTAGTGTCGGTATGTGCGATGTTGACGTAAGACCAGCCCTTTATGGAAGTGTTGTTGTTACTGGTGGCAATTCGTTTATTCAG GGCTTTCCAGAACGTTTAAATAGAGATCTTTCTATGAGAATTCCTTCTAGCATGAGACTGAAATTGATTAGCGTTAATGGATGTGCTGAACGGCGTTTTGGAGCTTGGATAGGTGGATCTATTTTAGCATCTATCGGTACTTTTCAACAAATGTGGATTTCAAGTCAAGAATACGAAGAAAGCGGAAAAAGTCAAGTAGAACGAAAATGCCCCTAA